The bacterium genome window below encodes:
- the hypE gene encoding hydrogenase expression/formation protein HypE, with product MKHKQILLAHGSGGSMMHDLIQELFLPAFDNPYLRQGNDQALFENPGGRIAFTTDSYVVQPLEFPGGSIGELAVHGTINDLAVGGAKPLGLSVGMILEEGLEMELLERIVANMKRAADEAGVPLVTGDTKVVERGSCDKMFINTSGVGLVAEDVHIDGHNARPGDAVLVSGSLGDHGVAVMSERRGVQFSTPVVSDTQPLHRLVARMLEVTKDIRVMRDPTRGGIATTLNEIATQSRVGIHIEETALPISAEVNGACELLGLDPLYLANEGKLIAIVPEEAAESILSAMRELPEGKHACRIGHVVEDRPGIVRMRTPIGGTRIINVLSGEMLPRIC from the coding sequence ATGAAGCACAAACAGATTCTGCTCGCCCACGGCAGCGGCGGCAGCATGATGCACGATCTCATACAGGAGCTTTTCCTCCCGGCGTTCGACAATCCATATCTGCGCCAGGGCAATGACCAGGCGCTGTTCGAGAATCCCGGGGGACGCATTGCGTTTACGACGGATTCCTATGTCGTGCAGCCGCTGGAGTTTCCGGGTGGAAGCATCGGGGAGCTCGCCGTGCATGGCACCATCAACGATCTCGCCGTTGGCGGGGCAAAGCCGCTCGGACTCTCGGTCGGTATGATCCTCGAAGAGGGACTGGAGATGGAGCTGCTCGAACGCATCGTCGCGAACATGAAGCGTGCGGCGGATGAAGCCGGGGTGCCCCTCGTGACCGGCGATACGAAAGTGGTCGAACGCGGCAGTTGCGACAAAATGTTCATCAATACTTCAGGTGTCGGACTGGTGGCAGAGGATGTACACATCGATGGACACAATGCGCGTCCGGGCGATGCCGTCCTCGTCTCCGGCAGTCTCGGTGATCACGGCGTTGCCGTCATGTCCGAGCGCCGGGGTGTGCAGTTCAGCACTCCCGTGGTCAGCGACACCCAGCCCCTGCATCGTCTGGTTGCACGCATGCTCGAGGTGACGAAGGACATCCGCGTCATGCGCGATCCCACACGTGGGGGCATCGCCACCACGCTGAATGAAATCGCCACGCAGTCGCGCGTGGGCATACACATCGAAGAAACGGCGCTTCCCATCAGCGCAGAAGTCAATGGCGCCTGCGAACTTCTCGGACTCGATCCGCTGTACCTCGCAAACGAGGGGAAACTGATTGCCATCGTTCCTGAAGAAGCAGCAGAAAGCATCCTTTCTGCCATGCGGGAACTTCCCGAGGGGAAGCACGCCTGCCGCATCGGCCATGTCGTCGAAGACCGGCCCGGTATCGTTCGCATGCGCACGCCGATTGGTGGAACGCGCATCATCAACGTCCTGAGTGGAGAAATGCTGCCGCGCATCTGCTGA
- the dut gene encoding dUTP diphosphatase: protein MTQQHISVRITRVQDGFDDIPLPSYATEQSAGVDLRAAIEEQLELHPGDIVAVPTNLAIELPADYEAQVRPRSGLALKHGLILPNSPGTIDADYRGEIRVIMSNISKKPYTIQRGERIAQLIVAPVTQVQWEEVPSLNDTQRGAGGFGHSGTH from the coding sequence ATGACGCAGCAGCATATTTCCGTTCGTATCACCCGTGTGCAGGACGGTTTCGACGACATCCCCCTCCCCTCCTACGCCACCGAACAATCTGCAGGTGTGGATCTTCGCGCGGCCATTGAGGAGCAGCTTGAGCTGCATCCCGGCGATATCGTAGCAGTACCGACAAACCTTGCCATAGAGCTTCCCGCTGATTACGAGGCGCAGGTGCGTCCCAGGAGCGGACTCGCGCTCAAGCACGGACTCATTCTCCCGAACAGTCCGGGCACCATTGATGCCGACTACCGTGGCGAGATACGCGTCATCATGTCCAACATCAGCAAGAAGCCGTACACGATACAGCGCGGGGAGCGCATTGCGCAGCTGATCGTGGCGCCGGTCACACAGGTACAGTGGGAAGAAGTTCCGTCACTCAACGACACGCAGCGCGGCGCAGGCGGCTTCGGCCACAGCGGCACGCACTGA
- a CDS encoding T9SS type A sorting domain-containing protein, with translation MKLTLIAAVIFLLPAVTLSQEQASGNTDQPFREGVSRLADNSPFSHLATESFAKSAQLPFICPYFIYYQNDVSATNYFYSETGPNTSEWAMFVPVPPTTTQAKVCTVWTVKIDFELLNAPVTSKDTIRFFVRKGTSPYNTVYSTYFIAHTGRNYGYFEIDPPVVPPFNVRPIVQNPVPSLLIGYQVKVDTGHVVKYRFTTPSQYSTGNGHSFKFTSPTAIVPASTAIGVSADMVMEARICCDKWIPVELSNFNASAIDNVVNLRWRTETETNNFHFEILRAQSKEGPWESRGFVHGYGTSMEPHDYSYVDIPSAQDRAEGIAPVYWYRLRQTDFDGSTYDYAAVQVHMTDLSDARFELQSAFPNPLNLSVTDNAHFRYSMPRQAHVRISVHDMLGREIALVTDYVQDAGVHEAAWYPGNEVLRSGNYFVRFQVEGRTLTQKIAVVR, from the coding sequence ATGAAACTCACATTGATTGCGGCCGTGATTTTTCTGCTTCCGGCGGTAACGCTGTCCCAGGAACAGGCATCCGGAAATACGGATCAGCCGTTCCGCGAGGGAGTTTCCAGATTGGCAGATAATTCGCCGTTCTCGCATCTCGCGACCGAAAGCTTCGCCAAGTCCGCGCAGCTGCCTTTTATCTGTCCCTACTTCATCTATTACCAGAATGATGTGTCCGCGACGAATTATTTTTATTCCGAGACGGGACCCAATACGTCGGAATGGGCGATGTTCGTTCCCGTCCCCCCCACCACCACGCAGGCCAAGGTCTGCACGGTGTGGACGGTAAAGATTGATTTTGAACTGCTGAATGCCCCTGTCACATCCAAAGACACCATTCGCTTTTTCGTGCGCAAGGGCACCTCTCCCTACAACACGGTTTACAGCACGTATTTCATTGCACATACCGGCAGGAATTACGGTTACTTCGAAATCGATCCTCCCGTGGTCCCTCCCTTCAACGTGCGTCCCATTGTCCAGAATCCCGTCCCCAGTCTCCTGATCGGCTATCAGGTCAAGGTGGACACCGGGCATGTCGTGAAATACCGTTTCACGACGCCAAGTCAGTACAGCACGGGGAATGGACATAGTTTCAAGTTCACTTCTCCAACAGCTATCGTCCCGGCATCCACCGCCATCGGCGTCAGTGCCGATATGGTGATGGAGGCACGGATTTGCTGCGACAAATGGATCCCCGTGGAGCTGAGCAATTTCAATGCTTCCGCCATCGATAACGTTGTCAATCTGCGATGGCGTACCGAGACGGAAACCAACAATTTCCACTTCGAGATCCTGCGTGCACAGTCCAAGGAAGGACCCTGGGAATCGCGGGGCTTCGTCCATGGCTACGGAACTTCGATGGAACCGCATGATTACAGCTATGTGGATATTCCATCCGCACAGGACCGAGCTGAAGGTATTGCGCCGGTCTACTGGTACAGACTCAGGCAGACGGATTTCGACGGCAGCACCTATGACTATGCCGCCGTGCAGGTGCACATGACGGATCTTTCCGATGCCCGGTTCGAGCTGCAGTCCGCGTTCCCGAATCCCCTCAACCTTTCCGTAACTGACAATGCACACTTCCGTTACAGCATGCCGCGACAGGCGCATGTGCGCATCAGCGTGCATGACATGCTGGGACGCGAGATCGCCCTCGTCACCGATTACGTGCAGGATGCAGGGGTGCATGAGGCAGCCTGGTATCCCGGCAACGAGGTGCTGCGCAGTGGGAATTACTTCGTGCGTTTCCAGGTCGAAGGCAGGACGCTCACACAGAAAATCGCCGTCGTGCGCTAA